Proteins co-encoded in one uncultured Bacteroides sp. genomic window:
- a CDS encoding RagB/SusD family nutrient uptake outer membrane protein: MIYNNIFKNISSVAWAAVFAVAPMLSSCEKDVVDLKPVATFSDISAFTTPARCELSMIGAYDAAQCGSYGGDYTRGYPFGAASIIQGEMRGEDMNLTAQFYKITYTSTYSVASTNNMYMWNTSFECINRVNTVLKGEADASANKVITEDVSNQYKGECLFLRALTYHNLMIHYALPYNVEGNNNYGMPLYLTPVNTKAEIAEALKIGRSSVKDTYAQILKDLNEAESLLPNSVAANRITRASKGAAIALKTRIYLHMRDWANVEKEAAKLTKSTTVAPFSSAIGNYTLESSPATPFTSYSDNSESIFSIENSSTDNGDVNGAMAAMMSVRDGGRAICTSSPTLYNSSYWLGDDKRRSLLMYQASNDYYYCDKYQNPVTNQEYAPIIRYAEVLLNYSEAALRLGNKPLALELLNAVRNRSLADKSKAYTASSFTTDKDFLTAILWERRIEFHGEGRRWEDIHRLAKDDLCPSGGIPAKIEFNNAKILYKDGKIVPGTGNAFVVGGEVKSAWYSSSAKFIPYTDKRFIWPIPQDDLLRNPTLAAQQNAGW; this comes from the coding sequence ATGATATACAATAATATATTCAAAAATATTTCTTCTGTAGCTTGGGCTGCTGTATTTGCTGTAGCTCCGATGCTCTCTTCCTGTGAAAAGGATGTGGTGGACCTGAAGCCGGTAGCCACCTTCTCAGACATATCAGCCTTTACTACCCCTGCACGTTGTGAACTTTCTATGATTGGGGCGTATGATGCAGCACAATGCGGTTCATATGGCGGTGATTATACGCGTGGCTATCCATTTGGTGCAGCTAGTATTATTCAAGGTGAAATGCGTGGTGAAGATATGAACCTTACTGCACAATTTTATAAAATCACATATACATCAACATATAGTGTAGCGTCAACAAACAATATGTATATGTGGAATACTTCATTTGAATGTATCAATCGTGTGAATACTGTATTGAAGGGAGAAGCAGACGCTTCTGCTAACAAAGTGATTACAGAGGATGTTAGTAATCAATATAAAGGAGAATGTTTATTTCTTCGTGCTTTGACTTATCATAACTTGATGATTCATTATGCACTGCCATATAATGTTGAAGGAAACAATAATTATGGGATGCCTCTTTATCTGACACCTGTTAATACAAAGGCAGAAATTGCTGAAGCGTTGAAAATTGGACGTTCCTCGGTGAAAGATACTTATGCACAGATTCTAAAAGATCTTAATGAGGCTGAAAGTCTGCTTCCTAATTCTGTTGCTGCTAATAGGATAACCAGAGCTTCTAAAGGTGCTGCTATTGCATTAAAGACTCGTATTTATCTTCACATGCGCGATTGGGCAAATGTTGAAAAGGAAGCTGCCAAACTGACAAAGAGTACTACTGTTGCTCCATTTTCAAGTGCTATCGGTAACTATACTCTAGAATCCTCACCAGCAACACCGTTTACTTCATATTCTGATAACTCTGAGTCTATTTTCTCTATTGAAAATAGCTCAACAGATAATGGTGACGTGAATGGTGCAATGGCTGCTATGATGTCTGTTCGTGATGGTGGACGTGCAATATGTACTTCATCTCCAACACTATATAATTCAAGTTATTGGTTAGGAGATGATAAACGTCGTAGTCTATTGATGTATCAGGCAAGTAATGATTATTATTACTGCGATAAATACCAGAATCCGGTTACAAACCAAGAATATGCTCCGATAATCCGTTATGCAGAAGTTCTGTTGAACTATTCGGAAGCTGCTCTCCGTTTAGGAAATAAGCCCTTAGCTCTGGAATTACTAAATGCTGTTCGTAACCGTTCTTTAGCTGACAAATCAAAAGCATATACAGCTTCCAGTTTTACTACTGATAAAGACTTTTTAACAGCAATTTTATGGGAACGCCGTATTGAGTTCCATGGAGAAGGTCGCCGTTGGGAAGATATTCATCGTCTGGCTAAAGATGATCTTTGTCCTTCAGGAGGTATACCTGCTAAGATTGAGTTCAATAATGCTAAAATATTATATAAGGATGGTAAAATTGTGCCAGGAACAGGTAATGCTTTTGTTGTAGGTGGTGAAGTGAAATCAGCATGGTACAGCTCAAGTGCTAAATTTATTCCTTATACAGATAAACGTTTTATCTGGCCTATACCACAGGATGACTTGTTGCGTAACCCAACATTGGCTGCTCAGCAGAATGCTGGCTGGTAA
- a CDS encoding TonB-dependent receptor yields the protein MKRKLMLLLACLFVGIGLVTAQNQKVTGVVVSEEDGQPVLGASVLVKGTKIGATTDLDGKFTLLNVPGSAKTLVVSYIGMKTSEVAIKPVVNVKLASSAKALEEIVVVGYGVQKKKDVTSSISKVGGSEISNLATPSFDTQLSGRAAGVQVVSPNGALGSTPTYHVRGLSTISSSSQPLIIIDGMPVTSGDTGQLYSSFNAMSDINPNDIQSIEILKDGAATAIYGSRAANGVVLITTKKGAKNATKVTYDGYVGVASPTKLHDLLNAKDFVTIANEKYENWGAKGQAVYDPNGPDTKWNDYIYRDNAFQQNHNIAASGGTENSQYYFSLGYTDQDGIVRANNLERYSLKADLTQNANKWLKIGLNVQASHTTINGVMNEENSLGSLGFAGVRMLPNVSVFDPTDITGYNIDKENRKTLGRGGNLKYIDNGIQNIVWALDNNVNRSTNTRLIGGGFAEATLMDGLTLRTQASLDLSKLTDYMYWDPESGDGYGYKGTIEEVNTTYKNWNWQNVLNFNRSFNEIHNLSATAVQEYTYSEYEWTDASVQQLSDRFFSDHIISKTFGDKNVGGNKSFNGLASYMFRANYNYDSKYYVGGSARRDGLSRLSKNTRWGTFYGASAAWRISRENFWKDSSVSKVVNDLRLRASYATLGNSELGSNFPYLGTYSAKQYGAESGIAWSNMGNDQLKWETTETFDLGLDGTLFDGRLTFELAYWQKNSKDLVLEVPTAPSLGIPGNSYYDNIGKIKNSGIELTVGGDVITGRDFKWHADVNFSTLKNVVKSLYGGSDIVDNYTIIREGESYKSLYGYDYYGVNKMNGNPIWRKADGTLAQFDTFGADYDYKVYDPANPSDVSKASSLDASDRKILGSSVPTWFGGFNNTLTYKNFDLNVFFRFSGGNKVMNATRQGSLLNMEFANNGTEILGRWQSVDKPGDGMTPKIGYGDNLKLFNDGYTDSHFVQSGAFLKLSTLTLGYTLPKSFLSKINISKVRFYAQAQNLLTITGYKGLDPETTSSSNHVTRMGVDWDGLPQQRVLSFGANVTF from the coding sequence TTAAACGTTCCAGGTTCTGCAAAGACTCTAGTTGTTTCTTACATTGGAATGAAGACTAGTGAGGTTGCTATTAAGCCTGTTGTAAATGTGAAATTAGCTTCGTCTGCTAAGGCTTTGGAAGAGATCGTTGTTGTTGGTTATGGCGTACAAAAGAAAAAAGACGTAACAAGTTCAATTTCTAAAGTCGGCGGTAGTGAAATTAGTAATTTGGCTACACCTTCTTTTGATACCCAGTTGTCTGGTCGTGCTGCAGGTGTTCAGGTTGTTTCACCTAATGGCGCATTAGGATCTACTCCTACATATCATGTGCGTGGTTTAAGTACTATTTCTTCAAGTAGCCAGCCATTGATTATTATTGATGGAATGCCTGTTACATCAGGAGATACAGGTCAGCTATATAGTTCGTTTAATGCAATGTCTGATATTAATCCTAATGATATTCAGTCTATTGAAATCCTGAAAGATGGAGCTGCAACAGCTATTTACGGTTCACGTGCTGCTAATGGTGTTGTGTTAATTACTACTAAAAAAGGTGCTAAAAATGCCACTAAAGTCACTTATGATGGCTATGTTGGTGTTGCTTCACCTACTAAATTACATGATCTGTTGAACGCAAAGGATTTTGTCACTATAGCAAATGAAAAATATGAAAACTGGGGTGCTAAAGGACAAGCTGTTTATGATCCAAATGGCCCGGATACAAAGTGGAATGACTATATCTACAGAGATAATGCTTTTCAACAGAATCATAATATAGCTGCAAGTGGTGGTACAGAAAATAGTCAGTATTACTTTTCACTAGGCTATACTGATCAGGATGGTATCGTCCGTGCAAATAATCTGGAACGTTACTCATTGAAAGCTGATTTGACTCAGAATGCTAACAAATGGCTAAAGATTGGACTAAATGTACAAGCTAGTCACACCACCATTAACGGAGTAATGAATGAAGAAAACTCTTTGGGAAGTTTGGGATTTGCAGGTGTTCGTATGTTGCCTAACGTTTCTGTTTTTGATCCAACAGATATTACAGGCTATAATATTGATAAAGAAAATCGTAAAACGTTAGGGCGTGGAGGTAACCTTAAATATATTGATAATGGTATTCAGAATATTGTATGGGCTTTAGATAATAATGTAAACCGTTCAACTAATACTCGTTTAATCGGCGGCGGTTTTGCTGAAGCTACTTTAATGGATGGGCTGACATTGCGCACTCAGGCAAGTCTTGACCTTTCTAAATTAACAGATTATATGTATTGGGATCCGGAATCTGGTGATGGTTATGGATACAAAGGCACAATTGAAGAAGTAAATACTACTTATAAAAACTGGAACTGGCAAAATGTGCTGAACTTCAACCGTTCGTTTAATGAAATTCACAATTTAAGTGCTACAGCCGTTCAGGAATATACATATAGTGAATATGAGTGGACTGATGCCTCTGTTCAGCAGTTATCAGATAGATTCTTCTCAGATCATATCATCTCTAAAACGTTTGGTGATAAGAATGTCGGTGGAAATAAGTCTTTTAATGGTTTAGCTTCTTATATGTTCCGTGCTAATTATAATTATGATAGTAAATATTATGTTGGTGGATCAGCACGTAGAGATGGTTTGTCTCGTTTGTCAAAAAATACACGTTGGGGTACATTTTATGGCGCATCAGCCGCTTGGCGTATCTCTAGGGAAAACTTCTGGAAAGATTCTTCTGTAAGTAAAGTCGTAAATGACCTTCGTTTACGTGCTAGTTACGCAACATTGGGTAATTCAGAATTAGGAAGCAATTTCCCTTATTTGGGTACTTATTCTGCAAAACAATATGGCGCTGAATCAGGAATTGCCTGGAGCAATATGGGTAATGATCAGTTAAAATGGGAAACTACAGAAACTTTTGATCTGGGTTTGGATGGAACTCTTTTTGATGGACGTTTAACTTTTGAGTTAGCATATTGGCAGAAGAATTCTAAAGACCTGGTATTAGAAGTTCCTACAGCTCCTTCTTTGGGTATCCCAGGGAACAGCTATTATGATAATATTGGTAAAATTAAGAACTCAGGTATTGAACTAACGGTAGGTGGTGACGTTATAACTGGCAGAGACTTTAAATGGCATGCTGATGTAAACTTTTCTACTCTGAAAAACGTTGTGAAGTCTTTATATGGCGGTAGCGATATAGTAGATAACTATACGATTATTCGTGAAGGAGAATCTTATAAATCGCTTTATGGTTATGATTATTATGGAGTAAATAAAATGAATGGTAATCCTATCTGGAGAAAAGCAGATGGTACTCTTGCTCAGTTTGATACATTTGGTGCTGATTATGATTATAAAGTTTATGACCCTGCAAATCCGTCTGATGTGTCTAAAGCTTCTTCGCTGGATGCTTCTGATCGCAAAATTCTGGGATCTTCTGTTCCTACATGGTTTGGTGGTTTCAATAATACATTGACCTATAAAAACTTTGATTTGAATGTGTTTTTCCGTTTCTCAGGTGGAAATAAAGTTATGAATGCTACTCGTCAAGGATCGTTGCTGAATATGGAATTTGCCAATAACGGCACAGAAATTCTGGGACGCTGGCAAAGTGTTGACAAACCAGGTGATGGCATGACTCCTAAGATTGGCTATGGTGATAACCTTAAATTATTTAATGATGGCTATACGGATTCTCACTTTGTTCAAAGTGGAGCATTCTTAAAATTGTCAACTTTAACCTTGGGATACACATTGCCAAAGAGTTTTTTGTCTAAAATAAATATTTCTAAGGTTCGCTTTTACGCACAGGCACAGAATCTCCTGACAATTACCGGGTATAAGGGACTTGATCCAGAAACAACTTCTTCTTCTAATCATGTAACACGAATGGGTGTTGATTGGGATGGTCTGCCACAGCAGCGTGTTCTTTCTTTCGGTGCAAACGTTACATTTTGA